A single region of the Brassica rapa cultivar Chiifu-401-42 chromosome A03, CAAS_Brap_v3.01, whole genome shotgun sequence genome encodes:
- the LOC117132712 gene encoding uncharacterized protein LOC117132712, producing the protein MEHIASCRKALSQWRRQNNVNSAKLVEELKEKVEGLYLNDDATIEEISEALKELCTALKAEEMFWRQKSRVLWLREVDRNSKYFHALVKQRRARNRITQLLDGNGNMVDDEEGLVVIATSYFRQIFESSNPEDVAETLSEVPTTITGPINADLTAPVTEWEVLPQRISETQSAFVAGRQITDNIMIAREMFHALRTKPGGRVKRMAIKTDMSKAYDRMEWSFIEAVMRKMSFSEMWIDWIMRCITSVKYKVLMNGEPRGNNVPGRCLRQGDPLSPFIFILCTEALVSLLNQAENQGKITGMRAARACPSVSHLLFTDDSIFFYKAEPRECEEVMKVVRKYEKASGQRINFDKSSLLFGKRVPANDRQQIKDTLGIQNKGGMGSYLGISEDISGSKCKLFSFLKEKLLHRVNGWTGRWLSKGGKEFLIKSILLDLPTYVICSFLLPLEICENLASAIAQFWWSSNPPKRGVHWAKWEKMCAPREEGGIGFRMIYEFNLTLLAKQLWRLVQFPDSLVARVLRGRYYRLSSPLRIGTADTPSYVWTSITAARKLLLLGIRSKVHSGYGINVWEDLWIPSTPARPARARV; encoded by the exons ATGGAGCATATTGCTAGCTGTAGGAAAgctttgagtcaatggaggagaCAAAACAATGTGAATTCGGCAAAGCTAGTCGAGGAACTCAAGGAGAAGGTGGAGGGACTGTATTTGAATGATGATGCTACTATAGAGGAAATATCTGAAGCTCTGAAGGAACTATGTACTGCTCTTAAGGCAGAAGAGATGTTTTGGAGACAGAAAAGTAGGGTCCTCTGGTTAAGGGAAGTTGATAGGAACTCGAAATATTTTCATGCGTTGGTGAAGCAAAGAAGAGCAAGGAATAGGATAACGCAACTCCTTGATGGAAATGGAAATATGGTGGATGATGAGGAGGGACTAGTAGTCATTGCTACTAGCTATTTTAGGCAAATATTTGAATCTTCTAACCCCGAGGATGTAGCTGAGACGCTATCAGAGGTTCCAACAACGATTACCGGGCCAATAAATGCAGATCTTACAGCCCCAGTAACTGAATGGGAG GTTCTTCCACAGAGAATATCAGAGACTCAGTCAGCCTTCGTTGCTGGTAGACAGATTACGGATAATATCATGATAGCTCGGGAGATGTTCCATGCTTTGAGAACTAAGCCGGGAGGAAGGGTTAAACGAATGGCCATAAAGACTGATATGAGTAAAGCATATGATAGGATGGAGTGGTCATTCATTGAGGCAGTCATGAGAAAGATGAGCTTTTCTGAAATGTGGATTGACTGGATTATGCGATGCATTACCTCGGTCAAGTATAAAGTCCTCATGAATGGAGAACCAAGGGGAAACAATGTCCCTGGGAGATGTTTAcgacaaggagatcctttgtctcctttcatattTATTCTTTGCACGGAAGCACTCGTTAGCCTTCTTAATCAAGCAGAGAATCAAGGGAAGATAACGGGGATGCGAGCCGCTCGCGCTTGCCCCTCGGTATCCCACCTTCTCTTTACTGATGATAGCATTTTCTTCTAtaaggcggagccccgtgaatgtgaagaagttatgaaagtAGTAAGGAAATATGAGAAAGCATCAGGTCAACGCATTAACTTTGACAAATCCTCATTACTCTTTGGTAAAAGGGTTCCAGCGAATGATAGGCAGCAGATCAAGGATACTCTTGGTATACAAAACAAAGGCGGGATGGGCTCATATTTAGGAATCTCAGAGGACATTAGTGGTTCAAAGTgtaaattattttctttcttaaagGAGAAGCTCCTACATAGAGTGAATGGCTGGACTGGTAGATGGTTATCGAAGGGTGGAAAGGAGTTTTTGATTAAATCGATATTGCTAGATCTTCCGACCTATGTCATATGCAGCTTTCTACTTCCTTTGGAGATATGTGAGAACCTAGCAAGTGCCATTGCACAGTTTTGGTGGAGCTCGAATCCTCCGAAAAGAGGAGTTCATTGGGCAAAATGGGAAAAGATGTGTGCACCTAGAGAAGAGGGAGGAATTGGTTTCCGTATGATCTATGAATTTAATCTAACTCTTCTAGCTAAGCAGCTTTGGCGACTTGTGCAATTTCCGGATTCACTAGTAGCGAGAGTTCTCCGAGGAAGATATTACCGTCTCAGTTCGCCGTTGCGAATAGGCACTGCAGATACCCCATCTTATGTATGGACAAGTATAACTGCCGCGAGGAAGCTACTACTTTTGGGCATTAGAAGTAAGGTGCATTCAGGGTACGGAATTAATGTGTGGGAAGATCTTTGGATCCCTTCGACGCCAGCTAGACCGGCTCGTGCCAGGGTCTAG